The Boseongicola sp. DNA segment AGCGCGTCATTGGGGCATTATCGACGGTATGGACGTCGAAAAGGGCACCTATCACCGCACCCATTCAGCGTATGCAGTGGCGGCGTTCCACGAGGCACTGCGCATCACCTTGCAGGACACCGTGGCCAAGCGCGCCGAAAAATATGTGCACCACGAGGCCGCCCTGCGAGGCGCTTTGACCGCCATGGGATGTGATGTCACGTCGAACATGACGTCATTGGTGGTATTCAATCTGCCCGCTCCGCTGGCGGGGCGCGAAATGGAATTGGTGGAGAACTGCCGCGCGGAAGGCTTTGGCATCTGGCCAACCCTTTCGGCACCTGTGCAGGTGCGCATTGGCATTCTCAATCTTTTGTCCGCCGCGCACGTCACCCAGATCGTCAATCTTTTTGCTGACGCTTTGCGCAAGTTGGGCATCGAGGTCGATCAAGCGACGATCGATCAGTGCCTTGGCATCCACTACAACGCCGTCATGGCAGCCGAATAAGGAAGCCCATCATGAACATTCACGAATATCAGGCAAAAGAAGTCCTGGCCGGTTTTGGGGTGGATGTGCCACCCGGTGCATTGGCCTATTCGCCCGAGCAGGCAGCCTATCGCGCCCGCGAAATGGGTGGCGCGAAGTGGGTTGTGAAAGCACAGATCCACGCCGGGGGCCGTGGTAAGGCTGGTGGCGTCAAAGTCTGCGACAGCGAAAGCGAAATTCAAGAAGCCTGCGAAGAGATGTTCGGCAAAAAGCTGGTGACCCATCAAACGGGACCTGAAGGTCAGGGGATTTACCGGGTCTATGTGGAAGCTGGCGTGCAGATCGATCGCGAAATTTATCTGGGGTTCGTTCTGGACCGGTCCAGCCAACGCGTCATGATCGTGGCGTCGGGTGAAGGCGGCATGGAGATCGAGGACATCTCGGCTGACAAGCCCGATTCCATCGTGCGTTCGACCGTTGAACCGGCCGTGGGTCTGCGCGAGTTCCAAGCCCGCGAGATTGCCTTTGCATTGGGCATCAAGCCAGCTCAGACGCAACAGATGGTGCGCACCCTTCTGGGTTGCTACCGCGCATTTACCGAGTTGGATGCCACGATGGTTGAGATCAACCCGTTGGTGATTACCAGCGACGACCGCATCTTGGCGCTGGATGCGAAAATGACTTTCGATGATAACGCCCTGTTCCGTCATCCGCAGATATCCGAACTGCGTGACAAGTCACAGGAAGATCCGCGCGAAAGCCGCGCGGCTGATCGCGGCCTGTCTTATGTCGGTTTGGACGGCAACATTGGTTGCATCGTGAACGGCGCCGGTTTGGCCATGGCCACCATGGACACCATCAAACTGGCTGGCGGTGAGCCTGCGAACTTTTTGGATATTGGCGGCGGGGCGACACCTGACCGTGTGGCGAAAGCCTTCCGGTTGGTGATGTCAGACAAGAATGTTCAGGCCGTTCTGGTTAACATCTTTGCCGGGATCAATCGCTGCGATTGGGTCGCCGAAGGTGTGGTTCAGGCGCTGAAAGAGGTCGAGGTGGACGTGCCCGTGATTGTCCGTCTTGCCGGAACCAATGTTGAAGAGGGTCAAAAGATCCTTGCCAAATCTGGTCTGCCGATCATTCGCGCAACCACATTGATGGAGGCCGCCGAGCGTTCGGTCGGCGCATGGAAAAGCGACATCTCGCAAGGTGTCAGAGTAAGGGCTGTGTCATGAGCATACTTCTGGACGAAAACACCAAGGTCATCGTGCAAGGGATCACCGGTAAGATGGCCCGTTTCCACACCAAAGACATGGTGAGCTATGGAACCAAAGTTGTTGGTGGTGTGGTTCCTGGCAAGGGTGGCGAAGTCGTCGAAGGTGTTCCGGTCTTTGACACAGTAAAGCAAGCGGTTGAGGCAACGGGCGCAGAGGCAAGTCTGGTCTTTGTTCCTCCGCCCTTTGCTGCCGACAGCATTATGGAGGCCGCAGACGGTGGCATCCGGTACTGCGTTTGCATCACTGACGACATTCCGGCCCAGGATATGATTGCCGTCAAACGTTATATGATGCGCTATCCGCGTGATCGCCGCATGGTTCTTACTGGCCCAAACTGTGCGGGCACAATCAGCCCTGGCAAGGCGCTGTTAGGCATCATGCCTGGTCACATCTATCTGAAAGGCAACGTCGGGATTATTGGTCGTTCCGGGACTTTGGGATACGAGGCGGCTGCTCAGTTTAAAGAGCGTGGAATTGGTGTGTCGACATCCATTGGTATTGGTGGCGATCCGATAAATGGGTCGTCATTCAAGGACATGTTGCAGCGTTTTGAGGAAGACAGAGACACTCATATCATTGCAATGATTGGGGAAATTGGTGGACCGCAGGAAGCTGAGGCGGCGGCCTTCATCAAAGAGAACGTCACTAAGCCGGTTATCGCATATGTCGCTGGTTTGACCGCACCGAAAGGGCGCACCATGGGGCACGCGGGCGCGATCATCTCGGCCTTTGGTGAAAGCGCATCGGAAAAGGTCGAGATCCTTTCGGCCGCCGGAGTGACGGTTGCTGAAAACCCGGCGGTGATTGGCGAGACCATTGCCTCCGTCATGCAGAAGGTCGCTTAGAATGGCAAAACCATCGGTCCTCGTAACGCGTCGCTGGCCGAAAGCCGTCGAAGCCCAACTGGCCGAGCGTTACGATGCAACTTTCAATACCTCGGACCGCCCTCTAGGCGGCAGCGACTTGCGGGGGGCGATGGCGCACTATGACGCCATACTAACGACGGTCACCGACAAACTGGGACCAGATGTTTTTGACGTTCGCGCGCCAAAGGCCAAAATACTTGGCAACTATGGTGTCGGCTATTCGCATATCTGCGCGGACTCGGCCAAATCGTTGAATTTGACAGTCACCAACACGCCAGACGTATTGTCGGAGTGTACGGCCGACATCGCGATGACTTTGATGTTGATGGCAGCACGGCGCGCGGGCGAAGGCGAGCGGGAGTTGCGGGCTGGGGGGTGGAGCGGATGGCGGCCAACTCATCTGGTCGGCACAAAGGTCAGTGGCAAAACCCTTGGAATCGTCGGATTTGGGCGCATTGGCCAGGAAATGGCCAAACGTGCGCATTTCGGATTTGGAATGGAAATTGTTGTTCAGAACCGCTCAAAGGTGGCCGACGATAAATTGCAACAGTTCAATGCTCGGCAGGTCGAAAGCATCGAAGACCTTCTACCATTGTGCGATTTCGTCTCGCTGCACTGTCCGGGTGGTACAGCAAACCGCCACCTGATCAACAGCGCAAGGCTTGATCTCATGAAGCCCGATGCGTTCCTGATCAACACAGCTCGG contains these protein-coding regions:
- a CDS encoding malate--CoA ligase subunit beta, whose amino-acid sequence is MNIHEYQAKEVLAGFGVDVPPGALAYSPEQAAYRAREMGGAKWVVKAQIHAGGRGKAGGVKVCDSESEIQEACEEMFGKKLVTHQTGPEGQGIYRVYVEAGVQIDREIYLGFVLDRSSQRVMIVASGEGGMEIEDISADKPDSIVRSTVEPAVGLREFQAREIAFALGIKPAQTQQMVRTLLGCYRAFTELDATMVEINPLVITSDDRILALDAKMTFDDNALFRHPQISELRDKSQEDPRESRAADRGLSYVGLDGNIGCIVNGAGLAMATMDTIKLAGGEPANFLDIGGGATPDRVAKAFRLVMSDKNVQAVLVNIFAGINRCDWVAEGVVQALKEVEVDVPVIVRLAGTNVEEGQKILAKSGLPIIRATTLMEAAERSVGAWKSDISQGVRVRAVS
- the sucD gene encoding succinate--CoA ligase subunit alpha, translating into MSILLDENTKVIVQGITGKMARFHTKDMVSYGTKVVGGVVPGKGGEVVEGVPVFDTVKQAVEATGAEASLVFVPPPFAADSIMEAADGGIRYCVCITDDIPAQDMIAVKRYMMRYPRDRRMVLTGPNCAGTISPGKALLGIMPGHIYLKGNVGIIGRSGTLGYEAAAQFKERGIGVSTSIGIGGDPINGSSFKDMLQRFEEDRDTHIIAMIGEIGGPQEAEAAAFIKENVTKPVIAYVAGLTAPKGRTMGHAGAIISAFGESASEKVEILSAAGVTVAENPAVIGETIASVMQKVA
- a CDS encoding D-glycerate dehydrogenase — encoded protein: MAKPSVLVTRRWPKAVEAQLAERYDATFNTSDRPLGGSDLRGAMAHYDAILTTVTDKLGPDVFDVRAPKAKILGNYGVGYSHICADSAKSLNLTVTNTPDVLSECTADIAMTLMLMAARRAGEGERELRAGGWSGWRPTHLVGTKVSGKTLGIVGFGRIGQEMAKRAHFGFGMEIVVQNRSKVADDKLQQFNARQVESIEDLLPLCDFVSLHCPGGTANRHLINSARLDLMKPDAFLINTARGEVINEHALIQALKFETIGGAALDVFDGEPKIAPELMECDNLVMLPHLGSATREAREAMGFRVLDNLEDFFAGRDPKDRVI